From Vicia villosa cultivar HV-30 ecotype Madison, WI unplaced genomic scaffold, Vvil1.0 ctg.001182F_1_1, whole genome shotgun sequence, the proteins below share one genomic window:
- the LOC131633863 gene encoding allene oxide synthase 1, chloroplastic-like — protein MASSSSTSSQNLPLKPIPGSYGLPIIGPMHDRHDYFYNQGRDKYFASRVEKYNSTVIRVNMPPGGFIAPDPKVIALLDGASFPILFDNAKVEKRDVLDGTFMPSTNFFGGYRTCAFQDTAESSHSLLKRLIFFILSSKHDTFIPLFNTNLSEHFTDLEKELSKHGKANFNSSIGTATFNFLFKFITDKSPTETKIGDSGPTLVQVWLAAQLAPLATAGLPKIFNYIEDVLIRTIPIPAWTVKSSYDKLYEGVMEAGTSVLDQAEKMGIKREEACHNLVFTLGFNAFGGLTNQFPILLKWVGLGGESLHKKLSDEIRTVVREENGVNFRSLDRLTLTKSVVYETLRIEPAVPYQYAKAREDLVVQSHDASFEIKKGEMLFGYQPFATKDAKIFENPEDFVADRFVGDGEKMLKHVFWSNGRETDEATPDNKMCPAKDLVELLCRVYLVEFFLRYDTFTFDFKPSVLGPSITIKSLVKASPPSDQ, from the coding sequence ATGGCCTCATCATCATCAACCTCTTCGCAAAACCTCCCTTTGAAACCAATCCCAGGAAGCTACGGTCTTCCCATCATCGGACCCATGCACGACAGACACGACTACTTCTACAACCAAGGACGCGACAAATACTTCGCGTCAAGAGTCGAGAAATACAACTCCACTGTCATCAGAGTCAACATGCCACCAGGTGGTTTCATCGCACCTGACCCTAAAGTCATCGCTCTCCTCGACGGTGCTTCCTTCCCCATCCTCTTCGACAATGCTAAAGTCGAAAAACGTGACGTCCTCGACGGGACTTTCATGCCCTCCACCAACTTCTTCGGTGGCTACCGCACTTGCGCCTTTCAAGACACCGCAGAATCTTCCCATAGCCTCCTCAAACGGTTGATTTTCTTTATCTTATCCTCCAAACACGACACCTTTATACCTCTCTTCAACACCAACCTCTCTGAACACTTCACTGATCTGGAGAAAGAACTCTCCAAACACGGTAAAGCAAACTTCAACTCCTCCATCGGCACCGCCACCTTCAACTTCCTCTTCAAATTCATCACTGATAAAAGCCCCACCGAAACCAAAATCGGTGACTCCGGACCAACGCTTGTCCAAGTCTGGCTCGCAGCTCAGCTTGCACCATTAGCCACAGCGGGTCTTCCGAAAATATTCAACTACATCGAAGATGTTCTCATCAGAACCATACCGATCCCGGCATGGACAGTGAAATCTAGCTACGACAAGCTTTACGAAGGTGTAATGGAAGCAGGAACCTCTGTCTTAGACCAAGCTGAAAAAATGGGAATCAAAAGAGAAGAAGCTTGTCACAACCTTGTCTTCACTCTAGGTTTCAACGCTTTCGGTGGTTTAACGAACCAGTTTCCGATCCTGCTAAAATGGGTCGGGTTAGGTGGTGAGAGTTTACACAAGAAACTCTCTGACGAAATCAGAACCGTTGTTAGAGAAGAAAACGGTGTCAATTTCAGATCATTGgataggttgactttgactaAATCAGTGGTCTACGAAACGTTGAGAATTGAACCTGCTGTACCGTATCAATACGCGAAAGCGAGGGAGGATCTGGTGGTGCAGAGTCACGATGCGTCTTTTGAGATCAAGAAAGGTGAGATGTTATTTGGATATCAACCGTTCGCTACTAAGGATGCCAAGATTTTCGAGAATCCTGAGGATTTTGTTGCGGATAGGTTTGTTGGTGATGGAGAGAAGATGTTGAAACACGTGTTCTGGTCCAATGGACGTGAGACTGATGAGGCTACACCGGATAATAAAATGTGTCCCGCTAAGGATCTGGTGGAGCTCTTGTGTAGGGTGTACTTGGTGGAATTCTTCTTGCGTTATGATACTTTTACGTTTGATTTTAAACCGTCGGTTTTAGGTCCAAGTATTACTATCAAGTCACTCGTTAAGGCTTCCCCACCGTCTGATCAGTGA